CGCGCCCGGCCTCGCCAGCGACGAGCGCTCGGTCCTGCTGGTCGGCTTCGAGACCGTCACGGACTTCGACGCGCCGCTGGCGGCCGACCATCTCCGGGCCGCGGGCGTCCCCTTCGAAGTCGAGGGCGCGACGGTCCAGTTCCCCGGCGACTTCCGGGCCGATGCCGCCCGAACGCGTCTCGCGGACGCGCTCGACGCGAACGAGCGCCTCGAAGTCGGGGCGGCCGGAAGCGGAGGCAGTGGCAGGAGCGGGAGAAGTGGCGGCGGAGCTGGTGGAGGCGAGAGCGGCTACACCACGTCGCTCCCGGCCCGAAAAGCACTCGCCGAGACCGTGAAAGACCACCTCGACGGGACCGAGCGCGTCGGCTTCCCGGCGCTACTGGGCCAGCACGAGACCGACGAGATTCGGGCCGACCTCGAAGCCGAACTCGGCGCGGCCGTCTTCGAGGTGCCGATGGGGTCGCCGAGTCTCCCCGGCATGCGACTCGAAGGCGCGTTCCAGCGCGCCTGCCGGGACGCTGGCGTCCGGTTCACCACCGGGAACCCCGTGGTCGGCTACGAGGAGCGTGACGCGGACCGCCACGACGGGGGCGTCGCGGCGGTCCGCGTCAACCGCAACGGCGCGGCGATTCCGTTCCACGCCGACCAGTTCGTGCTGGCGACCGGCGGACTGGTCGGGAAGGGCGTCGATTCGGACCGCGAGGGCGTCCGCGAGCCGATTTTCGACTGCCACGTCCCCGCGCCGAGCGACCGCTACGACTGGTTCGCCGACGAGGCGTTCGGCGACCACCCCTTCGCGCGGTTCGGCGTGGAGACCGACGACGACCTGCGACCCCTCGACCGGGAGGGCGAACCGGCGTTTTCGAACCTGCGCGCCGCCGGGGCGGTCCTCGGCGGGTCGGACTTCGCGGCCGAGAAGTCCGGGTCCGGCGTCTCGCTCGCCACCGGAGTCGCGGCCGGACGGAGTGCGGCGCGGGAGGTAACGAGGTAACCATGAGTGACGCAGAAACCCCAACCGACCCGAGCGACGCGCGAGACGAACAGGCGGTTTCGGACGAGGAGTTCGAACCGGTCCAAGTGTTCCCCGAGAGCGAGGAGATGGACCTCCGGCCGGGGAGCGACGACTGTTATAAGTGTTCGACCTGCGACTCGGCCTGTCCGGTCGCGGAGGTGGACGACGAGTTCCCCGGCCCGAAGTTTCAGGGTCCCGAGCAGTGGCGGGTCAAGCGCAAGGACGACCACGACATCGACGACTCGGTGATGTCGTGCTCGAACTGCATGCGCTGTGACTCGGCGTGTCCCTCCGACGTGCCCCTCAGCCAGATGCACAACACCGCTCGCGGGCAGTTCGTCGAAGAGCAGATGGAGAAGCTCTCGCGGGAGTACGTCCGGAACCGGATTCTGGCCAACTACGGCACCCTCGCCGGGTTCGCCAGCAAGGTGCCCCGCCTCGCCAACTTCGTGATGGGCAACTCGTTCGTTCAGTCGATCAACGAGAAACTGCTGGGCATCACCAGCGAGCGCGAGTTCCCCGAGTTCGCCGACCAGACGTTCCGAGAGTGGTGGCACGAGCGAGGCGGCAACGCCACCTCGGAAAAGCGAGCGCGAGAGGCGCGAGCGAAGCGAGACGACGCGAGCGCCGACGCCGACGACAAGCGCGTCGCCTACTTCCACGGCTGTTACTCTAACTACAACACCCCGGAGGTCGGCAAGTCGATGGTCCGTACCTTCGAGCACTTCGGCTACGAGGTCATGGTGCCGCCCCAGCAGTGTTCGGGCACGCCGATGTTCGCAAACGGAATGCTGGCCGACGCCGAGCGCGCGGCCGAGACGAACGTCCGGGAACTCGCCGCCGCAATCGAGGACGGCGCGGACATCATCGCCTCCTGTACCTCCTGTTCGATGTCGCTCCGCCAAGAGTACCCCGAACTGTTCAGTTTCGAGGGGACCGCCAGCGTCGCGGCCCGGACCTACGAGGCCCTCGAATACCTGCGACTCCATGAGGACCTCGACGCCGAACTGGCGGACGCCAAGGTCGAAGACGCGGAGTTCGCGTATCACGCGCCCTGTCACGCCCGGAATCAGGGTCTCGCCGGACAGGCGGTCGAAGTCCTCGACAACCTCACGGGGGCGAACGCCGAGGACGTGGGCGACTCGTGTTCGGGCATTTCGGGCACCTACGGGTGGAAAGAGGAGAAGTACGACACCTCGATGGAAATCGGCGCGGAGATGTTCGACCACATGGAAGACACCGACGCCGAGACCGGGATGACCGAGTGTCCGACCTGCGCGATGCAGATGGAACACGGCACGGGCTACGAGATTCGCCACCCGCTGGAAGTGTTAGACGAGGCGCTGGTCGAGCGCGAACGCTGAACGGCCTCGATTGACGCGCGACGCTTAGTCGTTCCGAGGCGTCGGCGTCGCCGCCGGGTCGTCCTCGACGTACTCCAAATCGTCTGTGTAGTAATCCGCGAGTAGGACCGCGAACACGCCCACCAGCGCGGCGGTGAGAACGGCGGCGGCGCTGGCGGGCGTCCACGCCGTCGTCTCCTCGAACACCTTGACGACTGGGTAGCGGAGCGCCCCAACCATCAGTGCGACGAGGAAGGTTAGCGTAATCTGGCGGTAGTTCGAGAGCGCCCATTTCACGACGCGGGCGAACGTGAGGATACCGACCGCCCCGCCAGCGACGAACGAGACGATGTTCACCAGCAGGTCAAGCGCGGTGTCGATGTTCCCCGCCAGGAGGGCGTCGATGAACCCTTGCAGTTGGTTCACCATGAATTCGTACTGACCCAGCAGGATGAGCAGAAACGACCCCGAGACGCCGGGGAGTATCATCGCACAGATGGCGACCGCACCGGCGACGAACAGCAGGGGTACCGCGTGGGGCAATCCGCCTTCGGCGGAGATGCCCGCGACGAGAAACGCGACGGCGAACCCGACGACGGCGGCCGCTACTTCGCCGCGCGTGTCGAGACCGACCTCGCTCCAGAGAACCACCGCGGAGGCGGCGATGAGACCGCCAAAGAACGCGAACACCAGACCGGGCGCGACCTCCAGTGCAGTCTCGATAAGCCCCGTGACCGCGACGACGGCAGTGGCGATACCCGCGCCGAGGACCAACAGGAACGCCACGTCCATCTCCCGGAGCATCTCCGCGATTCGCCCGCGAGCGTCCGGTTCGTACGCTCTCGGCAGGTCGGCCAGCACGGACGGGTGGAAGGCGGCGATGCCTCCGACCAGTCGCTCGTAGATGCCGGTTATCAGCGCGATGGTGCCGCCCGAGACACCCGGTACGGCGTCGGCAGCACCCATGAAGAGACCTTTCAGGTAGATGGAGAGCCACTGTCGCATTAGGAGTGAGATACGACGACCGGCCGGAAAACGGTTTGCTTTCTCGGGACTCGGTCGCGTGAAGCAACTGAACGCCGCCGACTCGAAAATGCAACTCCGGTTCCGAAAATAGAGGCCGCGGTTCAGTCCCGACCCGCAATCACGAGCGCACCGCCCCACGCGCCGACGAGTCCGGCGCGCGCAGGAGCGGTGTCCTCACGCTCAGGGAGCGCGTCCTCGGGCGTCATCTGCGATTGACTGTCCGCGCTCGCGGCGTCGGCCGGGGCGGCCAGCGACGAGGAGTCGCCGGTCGTCCCGTTCGCGGCCGTCTCGTCGCCGCCGTCGGTGCCGTTGGCGGGCGCGGTCTGGTTGCCGTCGGCGGTCTGATTGCCGGACGCCGCCGTGTTGTTACCCGACTGGTCGTTCTGCTGGAGCGAGACCGACTCCTCGGTCAGTTCGACCGAGGTGGTCTCGTCGCTCTCGCCGATGACCTGCGCCTCGGTCACGTCCGCGGAAGCGTTGTGGAAGCTAACGTTTCCGTTCTCGAAGTTCTGGGGCGTGTAGAACTGGTACTGACCAGTCGCGCGGACGCTGACGTTGGTGTAGCCGTTCTCCGGTCCCCAGTTCTGGTACCCGGTCGAGGAGTACGGCAGCGTCATCGTGAACTCGCCGTTCGGACCAGTTTCGGCCTGCTGGCTGTAGGTGAACGTGCCGTTCTGGCCGACCGGCGACATCCGAACCGCCGCCGTGACCGTGGTGTTGGCCGGGCCGCTGCCCGTCACCGTCGCGCCGGGCACGCGCTCGAACGTCTTGACCCACGAGGGCTGGGTCTGGAACATCTGGTTGGGACTCCGAATCGCTCCGCCCTGCTGAAGCAGTTGCATCTCTGCGCGGAGTTGCTGTGCCCACCGGGCGTTATTCGTGCCCGAGGCTTGGCTCTGGTTGACGACGCGGTAGTGGTTCAGCGCCTCGACGGTTTCGCTCGGGAACTGGCTGATGCCCCCGACCTGCGCGGTCGAGTCGTTAGCGACGAACGAGCGGGCCTGCTCCATCGTCTGGAACCGGCGGACAAGCGTCGCGTTCGGTCCCTGTTCGTTCATCTTGAGCGAGGCGACCTGTCCGCTCGGCGTCTCGTACTGCCGGGCGCGCCAGTCCACGACGATGGGTTGGGACTCCATCCGACTACCGTGATAGAGGTAGAGCCGAGCCATCTGGCTCTCGTAGTAGTCCTGTGAGCGCAGGTTGAACGCGGTCTGGAGACCGTTCTGGCCCTGTCGGTAGACACGTTCGTAGTAGTCCGACCGGGAGACGTTCTCCTTGAACGTCGCCGGTGCGAAGAACTTCCCGCCAGCGTTGTCGTACACCGAGGCCATCTTCCAGTCGACCATCACGTACCGAGTCTCCTCGGTCGGCCCGCCAAGGGCCTCGATGACCTCGTTGGCCTCGGACTCGTTCGGCGCGAGTAGGTAGTTGGCCGCTGTTTTCGCACCCTCTTGGAAGGGGTTGGCGTTCGGAATGCGCTCGCCTTCGACCGTAATCCAGTGGCCGTAGTCCCACCACGACATCACACCGTAGGCCCCTTCGGGGTAGTCGTAGTCGCTGTTGCTCTGGTCGAAGGTGCCGTAGTAGTCCAGTTGGTCTTCGTTGTTCGCGTCGCCGTAATCGCCCTCGGCGGGCGTGCTGTTGGCCATCCAGTCGAGCGACCCGTCCCACTTGCTGATGTCGCCGGGCTGGGTCTCTCCGGCCTGCACCGCGGTCTGGGTGTTATCGACGCTCGCGTATCCCGACGACCCGATGCTGGCCGGTGTGACCAGCACGGGCACGATGAGCAGGACAACGAACACGAGCGCGAGAACCTGGTATCCCTCGATGTCGGTCAGCGACTCGCGGCTCGTGACGTTCGCCAGCGAGAGGACCTGCTTGACAAGGTAGGCGTTCAGCACGGCGACCGGCACCGCCAGATAGTAGTTGAACCGAATCTGCGTGAACGCCGCAGCGGTGATGAACGCGGCCCAAACGAGCACGAGGAGATACTCGGCGCGGTGGTCGTCGGTCCGATACGTTCGCCAGACCATCCAGACCGCGGCGATGACGGCCGTAAACAGCATCAGGCCGTAATCTCGGAGGATGAGGTCGTACCACTCGATACCGAGTCGTGGTTGGACGTTCGAGAGGTAGGGTTGGGCCTCACCGATGGTCCCAGTCTCGGCGTTCGTGCTGAACCCGACGACCCGGATGAGGTTGGTCCTGACGAGACTGAACACCGACGGGAGCGCGACGTAGACGAACCCGACGATTCCGAGAATGAGACCGCCGACCGTCGCGGGGTACAGCGCGGTTGAGAGATCACGAGCGTCCCACTCGCGGGCGAGCCACGCCATGAAGACGCAGCCGACTGCGACCGCGAACGCGAGCATGGGCTGGAGCGACGAGAACTTGGTCGGACTCGGACTCAGCGAACCGAGCGGCACCAGCATGAGCAGCCCCACGACCCCCATACTGATCGCACCGACGAACGCGAGGTGATCCGGACTGACGCCGCGGACGTAGTCAGCGGTCAGCTTAAGCCCGAAGAAAATTGCGAAGATACCCACGAGCATGACGCCCGGCGGCCACGTCCAGAGATAGAGCGCCGTGGCGACACCCGCGAGTACGCTGTAGCCGATGGGCGCTCTGAGCGCCTCGAAGTCACGGTCCACGAGCAGTTCGTACACCGGCTTCTCGCGCTCGGCGACGCTCAGCGCGACCATCATCGCCAACACCGCGAACGTCTGGAACAGCGGCTCGGCGATGTTGTGGTCGGCGAAGCCGACGAGACCCCGCTGGAGGAACGTACCGGGGAACAGCGCGAGGACGATTACCCCGAACAGACCGCCGGGGCGGCCGCCGAGGCGCTTGCCGACCAAATACGTCGGGATGGCGACGAGCGTCCCGAGGACAGCGGGCGCGACGAGGAGGGTCATCGCAACCGTCTTCTGGGAGGGGTCGCCGAGACCGACTATCAGCGCCGCCGTGGCGACGAGTTGGTCATAGAGCGTCCCGAACTGGCCGACGCTGGTTCCGAACGGGAAGTACGTCCACGGGTCGTACGGCATCGTGGAGGGCCAGTTGCTCACTGTGTACTGTACCTGTCGAAGGTGATACCACGCGTCGTTCCCGTCGAAGAGGACTTGCCCGTTCTGGACGAACTTGTCGTACGACTGGAGTCGCACCCACAGCATGAACGAAAGCGCTGCGGCGAGTACGGGGACGTGATACCAGTCCTCGAACGAGTCGAGGATAGAACCGGCGGTGTCGGACGAATCCTCGACCTGTTCAGTCTGCTGGCTCATTGGATTGAAGGAATGCCAAAACGCGCATAAGCCTTATCATCTGACCCCGGTCACGAGTAATCGGCAGTATCAATCGACGAGAACAACAATGTTTACCTACTCCTCGGCGTGTACGTTGGCGTGAATAGCTAAAATGACGAAAGTCACGTTTATCTCTACTCCGGACGACGGCTCATGTGGTATCGGAACGTACACAGGCACGCTCTTGAAGAATCTCGATACCAGTTTAGACATTCGTCACGTCACGGTCCCCTTAGGTAGTTGGAATCCGTTTTCGTATCTAGCGGCAGTTCTTCAACTAAAAGGAGACCACTCTGACGTGGTTCATGTTCAACACGAGTACGGTATCTTCGGACCCAAAAGTCTGATGAGTTGGCTGTTCTTCCCTGCCCTATATGTAATTTCTAATATTTTTGGGGAAGAAGTAGTTATTACGTTTCACAGTGCGTGGAACGATGAGACGATTGGCCCACCACTTATGGGCTTAAAGAAAATATACGTCCGGTTCAATAACTCACTTTTAGCAGCCGTCGCCGATCACGCCATTTTTTTATCAGATAATTGTAAAGAAAGGTTTCTACAAAGTACGTCACTCTCTTCGTATGAAGTCTTACCACATGGTGTCCAGACTGACACTGTTGAAATAGACTCGGCAACGGCCAAAGAGACGTTCGGCTATAAGCCGGAGGAAACCCTCATCGTCGAACCGGGATACGTCCGCCCAGAGAAAGGATACGAAACGTTTCTTGATGTCGCCCGCAATGCTCCTGACTACGAGTTTCTTATTGCAGGAGGTAACCAGAACGAGGACGACGCCGAGTACATGGCGAATATTTCACAGCAGGCTCCAGAAAACGTTCAGATAACCGGCGTACTTAACGACTCTGAGTTTCACGCAGTCTTTAATGCGGCCGACCTAATCCTGCTTCCGTACGAGGAAGTGACCCAGAGCGGCATTTTCAATTGGTGCGTCGCCTACGAGCTTCCTGTTATAGCGAGTGACGAACAGTACTTCCGTAACCTCAACACGCAGTGGAACTGCGTTTCGCTGTTCGACTCCGGAAACGCCGACGCTGCTCTAGCAAACGTCCGTGAGCTACTCGACGATGAGGACCAAAGGACTCGTCTTGTCGCAGCCCTGAAGGACTATCGGAAATCTCAGTCTATCGACGGAGTGGCGGATAAACACGTCAAAACATACCAACAGTTATGTGATAGTTCAGCCGCTTGAGAGAGGGAAAGCGGTATGAATTGACTTAATCAGACGATCTTATCCCATGCCAAAAAGGCGGAGTTTCATTGGCCACCACCAAGACCGAACCGACTCATAGAGTCGCTTCAGAGAGCGCGTTTCAGATATATGAGGCTCTAAGTACCGGAGCAAGCGCCGCCGAACGGTTGGTTTCCATACTCGATCAACGTGCGAGTAACTGTGATAATGAACTGCTGCGGCCGATTTCCCTATTCCTTGGCGGATTGGAAGCGGCCAGTTTGATATTTCCGACAGTTCTCGAAACGAGATATCCGATTGCGACGCGATAACGCCAAGAGCAATTTGGTCCGCGAATGTCGTTTCGTCGGCGATTACCTTCCGAACGATCCTTGTTACTTCAAGCCAACGGCGAGCAACAGCCGCGGAATCGACAGCGACGACACCGGCATTGAAATACGGCAAGATGGATTTTTTGTCCACGGTCGTCTGAACTTGCCATTCTTGTGGCGGTTCTACGGCGACGGCGTCGTAGACAGATCGCCACCCCTCGTGTAACTTCTCCGTCGCCCAGTATTGTGTCGAAATATCTACGGGCTTTGCGCTTAAGTCAGCCGAAATACCGTTTTCGAACTCCGAAAACTGGTTCAGAACAATAATGTCTGAGTCAAGAAAGACGACTGGCTCCGTCGTTCGCTCAGTCGCCCGAACAAGTGCGTCCAGCTTCGAACTTACAGGATATCCGTCAATCGGAATTTCTCCGTCAATAATTTCAGCATGTTCGTTTATCGTTTCCAAGGCGGTATCAGAAATGCGTGACCGTTCAGAAGAGACGACATGAGCGTAAATCGACGTCTCGGGATACTGATCGGCCAGAGATCGCGCGAGTGCAGAGGCTTGCTGACTACCTTCGTTTGGTGGAACGCAAAAAACAAATTCCATATTATTTCTTCCCTATGAGTGCTGGCTAAGGTAAGTTATGCAATCTAAATAATCCTTGCGGTGTTCCAGTCTTAGCTAGCTTTATTCGAGTTAGTTAGTCCCGCATCTTCGGCAAGCGCTCGAATCGTCGTTCGGAAGGGTTCGCTAATGAGTAACAGTGAGCTGAAGTACACTACACCTCCAATTCCGACTACCAGGGCAACGTAAGGCCAAAATGAAAGTGGTAGTGCGAGACGCACCGCATAAGTCACCGCGGCCATCAGAACGCCGCTAGCGAACTGTTCCAGCAGTGGTCGTGGGAGAAGGTTGAGAGAGGGCATCAACGACCGGACGAAGTATGCTCTAGCAACGTACGCTATCGCTTCGCTCACAACGGTAGCGACGACGACGCCGAACGGACCGATGGTGTACAGGAGTCCGATTCCGAGCGTGAGATTGAAGACGAAGACGAACGTAGACACACGGAGGTTGAGCTCCGGTCGGTCGATTCCATCCAACGTCGAAACGAGTATAGACTTTTGTGAACGAATAGCTCGGAAGAACGCAAGACCCGCCAAGTAAACTCCTGCCTCAGCGAATTTGCTACTGTAGGCTGTGACGACGACGGGACGACCGACGGTAAGCGCGCCGAAGAACAGCGGAATTGCGATAATACTCACGTACGAAAGATTGTTCTGGATATCCGTAATGACCTCTTCACCTTTGCTCCGTCGGTTACTGATACGCCCCATCAGTCCGCCCTGTGCGATTCCTGCCACGTACATTGCGGGCATCGTCATTCGAAGGGCAACTTCGTAATTCCCGACGACGCTCTGGCCAACAAGAAGACCGAGAAGAATGACATCCATCCGACTCTGAGCAGTAGCCACAACTCCGTTTGGAATACTCGACTTTGCGAACTCCCACACGCTTCGAAGGGTATCTTTCGATGGTATCTCTGGTTTGGCTCCGACGAGGTAGATTACAATCGGTGCTACGACGAGGTTGGCGACAACCATGCCCCCAACCATTCCGGCTACGCCCATACCTGAAGCGACGAGTGCGGCCTGGGCCAGCACTCGCACCACGTCCCTACCAGCCTGAACCCATGAGCTTGACCCGAACTGCTCAGTTGCTTTTAGGACCTCTAATGAGGTGAGGAACGAAACCATCCCGACGAAGAGCAAGCTCAGAAGGAGCCATGCGTCAGGATTGCCGACCTGTGCAGTGATAAGCGGCGATGCGACCCACGAACCGACGAATACAATGACGGAAAATATAACAATTCCAGCAATTGTTGAGCCGACCGCTTCCCCTGACGGAACATCTTTTTCTGTGAGCCGCTTTCGACATGCGTTCGCCCACCCTGTGACTGGATTATCGAGAAAGGCGACAATCGCCATGAGAAAATAGAACGTACCGTATCCCTCCGGGCCGAGGATGCGAGCCAAGAATACGGATCCCACGAATGCGACGATAGCAGTTGCTATTCGTCCAATAAAACCGATTCCGACCTGAATACCAAAATCAGTATCTCCGATACTCAAACTTTATACCCAAGGTTACGGAGACGATCGTCGATCTCATCTTCATCAGCCTCATGCATCTCGACATCACCGGAGACGATCTTTCGTCGGTCGCCGACAGTCTTCACGGCCCACGGAACCTCCGTGAGTTTCGGATGTCGAACACCATCGGGATGAGCATAGCCTCGAATAGGGAACGGCCAGAGCCGTTCACCGAACAGTTCGCCGTGATCCGCGGTGAAGACCGACTTTCCGCCAAGGTCATCCGCTAGTTCATCAGCGTATTGGAAAGCGTATAGAAGGTTCTGAATGTACTCGTTCCAAACCTCCTGTCGAGT
This genomic stretch from Halorussus pelagicus harbors:
- the glpB gene encoding glycerol-3-phosphate dehydrogenase subunit GlpB is translated as MAIEDDVTVVGGGLAGMTAALAAAREGADVRLLSHKDSTLRSASGLVDVLGYDADGTLLADPFEAIADLPDSHPYRTVGVEGVREGLALFDAVVGDRYRGDHTDRNALVATHGGSVKPTARYPASAAPGLASDERSVLLVGFETVTDFDAPLAADHLRAAGVPFEVEGATVQFPGDFRADAARTRLADALDANERLEVGAAGSGGSGRSGRSGGGAGGGESGYTTSLPARKALAETVKDHLDGTERVGFPALLGQHETDEIRADLEAELGAAVFEVPMGSPSLPGMRLEGAFQRACRDAGVRFTTGNPVVGYEERDADRHDGGVAAVRVNRNGAAIPFHADQFVLATGGLVGKGVDSDREGVREPIFDCHVPAPSDRYDWFADEAFGDHPFARFGVETDDDLRPLDREGEPAFSNLRAAGAVLGGSDFAAEKSGSGVSLATGVAAGRSAAREVTR
- a CDS encoding anaerobic glycerol-3-phosphate dehydrogenase subunit C → MSDAETPTDPSDARDEQAVSDEEFEPVQVFPESEEMDLRPGSDDCYKCSTCDSACPVAEVDDEFPGPKFQGPEQWRVKRKDDHDIDDSVMSCSNCMRCDSACPSDVPLSQMHNTARGQFVEEQMEKLSREYVRNRILANYGTLAGFASKVPRLANFVMGNSFVQSINEKLLGITSEREFPEFADQTFREWWHERGGNATSEKRAREARAKRDDASADADDKRVAYFHGCYSNYNTPEVGKSMVRTFEHFGYEVMVPPQQCSGTPMFANGMLADAERAAETNVRELAAAIEDGADIIASCTSCSMSLRQEYPELFSFEGTASVAARTYEALEYLRLHEDLDAELADAKVEDAEFAYHAPCHARNQGLAGQAVEVLDNLTGANAEDVGDSCSGISGTYGWKEEKYDTSMEIGAEMFDHMEDTDAETGMTECPTCAMQMEHGTGYEIRHPLEVLDEALVERER
- a CDS encoding DUF368 domain-containing protein produces the protein MRQWLSIYLKGLFMGAADAVPGVSGGTIALITGIYERLVGGIAAFHPSVLADLPRAYEPDARGRIAEMLREMDVAFLLVLGAGIATAVVAVTGLIETALEVAPGLVFAFFGGLIAASAVVLWSEVGLDTRGEVAAAVVGFAVAFLVAGISAEGGLPHAVPLLFVAGAVAICAMILPGVSGSFLLILLGQYEFMVNQLQGFIDALLAGNIDTALDLLVNIVSFVAGGAVGILTFARVVKWALSNYRQITLTFLVALMVGALRYPVVKVFEETTAWTPASAAAVLTAALVGVFAVLLADYYTDDLEYVEDDPAATPTPRND
- a CDS encoding oligosaccharyl transferase, archaeosortase A system-associated — its product is MSQQTEQVEDSSDTAGSILDSFEDWYHVPVLAAALSFMLWVRLQSYDKFVQNGQVLFDGNDAWYHLRQVQYTVSNWPSTMPYDPWTYFPFGTSVGQFGTLYDQLVATAALIVGLGDPSQKTVAMTLLVAPAVLGTLVAIPTYLVGKRLGGRPGGLFGVIVLALFPGTFLQRGLVGFADHNIAEPLFQTFAVLAMMVALSVAEREKPVYELLVDRDFEALRAPIGYSVLAGVATALYLWTWPPGVMLVGIFAIFFGLKLTADYVRGVSPDHLAFVGAISMGVVGLLMLVPLGSLSPSPTKFSSLQPMLAFAVAVGCVFMAWLAREWDARDLSTALYPATVGGLILGIVGFVYVALPSVFSLVRTNLIRVVGFSTNAETGTIGEAQPYLSNVQPRLGIEWYDLILRDYGLMLFTAVIAAVWMVWRTYRTDDHRAEYLLVLVWAAFITAAAFTQIRFNYYLAVPVAVLNAYLVKQVLSLANVTSRESLTDIEGYQVLALVFVVLLIVPVLVTPASIGSSGYASVDNTQTAVQAGETQPGDISKWDGSLDWMANSTPAEGDYGDANNEDQLDYYGTFDQSNSDYDYPEGAYGVMSWWDYGHWITVEGERIPNANPFQEGAKTAANYLLAPNESEANEVIEALGGPTEETRYVMVDWKMASVYDNAGGKFFAPATFKENVSRSDYYERVYRQGQNGLQTAFNLRSQDYYESQMARLYLYHGSRMESQPIVVDWRARQYETPSGQVASLKMNEQGPNATLVRRFQTMEQARSFVANDSTAQVGGISQFPSETVEALNHYRVVNQSQASGTNNARWAQQLRAEMQLLQQGGAIRSPNQMFQTQPSWVKTFERVPGATVTGSGPANTTVTAAVRMSPVGQNGTFTYSQQAETGPNGEFTMTLPYSSTGYQNWGPENGYTNVSVRATGQYQFYTPQNFENGNVSFHNASADVTEAQVIGESDETTSVELTEESVSLQQNDQSGNNTAASGNQTADGNQTAPANGTDGGDETAANGTTGDSSSLAAPADAASADSQSQMTPEDALPEREDTAPARAGLVGAWGGALVIAGRD
- a CDS encoding glycosyltransferase, whose protein sequence is MTKVTFISTPDDGSCGIGTYTGTLLKNLDTSLDIRHVTVPLGSWNPFSYLAAVLQLKGDHSDVVHVQHEYGIFGPKSLMSWLFFPALYVISNIFGEEVVITFHSAWNDETIGPPLMGLKKIYVRFNNSLLAAVADHAIFLSDNCKERFLQSTSLSSYEVLPHGVQTDTVEIDSATAKETFGYKPEETLIVEPGYVRPEKGYETFLDVARNAPDYEFLIAGGNQNEDDAEYMANISQQAPENVQITGVLNDSEFHAVFNAADLILLPYEEVTQSGIFNWCVAYELPVIASDEQYFRNLNTQWNCVSLFDSGNADAALANVRELLDDEDQRTRLVAALKDYRKSQSIDGVADKHVKTYQQLCDSSAA
- a CDS encoding oligosaccharide flippase family protein; this encodes MARILGPEGYGTFYFLMAIVAFLDNPVTGWANACRKRLTEKDVPSGEAVGSTIAGIVIFSVIVFVGSWVASPLITAQVGNPDAWLLLSLLFVGMVSFLTSLEVLKATEQFGSSSWVQAGRDVVRVLAQAALVASGMGVAGMVGGMVVANLVVAPIVIYLVGAKPEIPSKDTLRSVWEFAKSSIPNGVVATAQSRMDVILLGLLVGQSVVGNYEVALRMTMPAMYVAGIAQGGLMGRISNRRSKGEEVITDIQNNLSYVSIIAIPLFFGALTVGRPVVVTAYSSKFAEAGVYLAGLAFFRAIRSQKSILVSTLDGIDRPELNLRVSTFVFVFNLTLGIGLLYTIGPFGVVVATVVSEAIAYVARAYFVRSLMPSLNLLPRPLLEQFASGVLMAAVTYAVRLALPLSFWPYVALVVGIGGVVYFSSLLLISEPFRTTIRALAEDAGLTNSNKAS